The proteins below come from a single Asanoa ferruginea genomic window:
- a CDS encoding carbohydrate ABC transporter permease: protein MTATAAPAVAPPPGKHGPHARRARRRAAVVGWAFLAPLLLLNLLVVAGPSVATIYYSFTDWSGLGPATFIGLDNYVKAFGDAKVHEALLHNLIWFALFLTVPMALGLLGAYLLSQVKRFQMLFRALYFIPYVVASVVNAAVWKMLLSPTSGIGHLLGTDQSWLGDPKTSLYSVNFVVDWHWWGFLAVIFLSAMQGVDPSLYDAAKVDGASRWQQYRNVTLPGIRPTMVFIVLMTVIWSLKAFDYIFIMTQGGPAGSSEVVSTLMYKQAFNEYSAGYAAALGLSMTLVTAVILAVYQWMRRKGWEDA from the coding sequence GTGACCGCCACCGCCGCGCCCGCCGTGGCTCCGCCACCTGGCAAGCATGGCCCGCATGCCCGCCGCGCACGGCGGCGCGCGGCGGTGGTCGGCTGGGCGTTCCTCGCGCCGCTGCTGCTGCTCAACCTGCTCGTCGTGGCCGGGCCGTCGGTGGCCACCATCTACTACTCGTTCACCGACTGGTCCGGTCTCGGGCCGGCGACCTTCATCGGCCTCGACAACTACGTCAAGGCGTTCGGCGACGCCAAGGTGCACGAGGCCCTGCTGCACAACCTCATCTGGTTCGCGCTGTTCCTGACCGTGCCGATGGCGCTGGGCCTGCTCGGCGCCTACCTGCTCAGCCAGGTCAAGCGGTTCCAGATGCTGTTCCGGGCGCTCTACTTCATCCCCTACGTGGTGGCCAGCGTGGTCAACGCGGCGGTCTGGAAGATGCTGCTGTCGCCGACCAGCGGCATCGGCCACCTGCTGGGCACCGACCAGTCCTGGCTGGGTGACCCGAAGACCTCGCTCTACAGCGTCAACTTCGTCGTCGACTGGCACTGGTGGGGCTTCCTCGCCGTCATCTTCCTGTCGGCGATGCAGGGCGTCGACCCGTCGCTCTACGATGCGGCCAAAGTGGACGGTGCGAGCCGCTGGCAGCAGTATCGCAACGTCACGCTGCCGGGCATCCGGCCAACGATGGTGTTCATCGTGCTGATGACGGTGATCTGGTCGCTGAAGGCGTTCGACTACATCTTCATCATGACCCAGGGCGGCCCCGCCGGGTCCAGCGAAGTGGTCTCCACGCTGATGTACAAGCAGGCGTTCAACGAGTATTCGGCCGGCTACGCGGCCGCGCTCGGGCTGTCGATGACCCTGGTGACCGCGGTGATCCTGGCCGTTTACCAGTGGATGCGGCGCAAGGGATGGGAGGACGCATGA